The Kitasatospora setae KM-6054 genome contains a region encoding:
- a CDS encoding aldehyde dehydrogenase family protein, protein MTTTHEFWLAGRRASGETAFEVRHPHDGSLVAEVSVPTDAQVEEAVAAAAAAVPVFAATAAHQRAAALDHVARRLAERTEEIARLITAENGKPIKWARGEVGRAVSVFRWAAEEARRTNGETMRLDTDPGGTGRYAIVRRFPRGAVLGIAPFNFPLNLVAHKVAPAIAVGAPIILKPAPATPLSALVLGEILAETELPAGSWSVLPVENAKMPALVQDKRLPVISFTGSDKVGYQIMDSVPRKHVTLELGGNAAAVVLADWSSEADLDWAAGRIALFANYQGGQSCISVQRVIADASVYDRLVEKVVEKVRAQVTGDPSDEATDVGPLVDENAAKRVESWVEDAVAKGAKVLTGGSRDGAAYAPTVLAELPADAILATAEVFGPVLSLHKVEGAEEAFAAVNDSAFGLQAGVFTHDVQTAFRAHRELEVGGVVIGDAPSYRADQMPYGGVKDSGVGREGVRYAMDDFTFEKVLVLTGLDL, encoded by the coding sequence GTGACCACCACTCATGAGTTCTGGCTGGCCGGGCGCCGGGCGAGCGGCGAGACGGCGTTCGAGGTGCGCCACCCGCACGACGGCAGCCTGGTGGCGGAGGTCAGCGTGCCGACCGACGCGCAGGTGGAGGAGGCCGTGGCGGCCGCCGCCGCCGCGGTGCCGGTGTTCGCCGCGACCGCGGCGCACCAGCGGGCGGCCGCGCTGGACCACGTCGCCAGGCGGCTGGCCGAGCGCACCGAGGAGATCGCCCGGCTGATCACCGCCGAGAACGGCAAGCCGATCAAGTGGGCGCGCGGCGAGGTCGGCCGGGCCGTGTCGGTGTTCCGCTGGGCGGCCGAGGAGGCCCGCCGGACCAACGGCGAGACCATGCGGCTGGACACCGACCCGGGCGGCACCGGCCGGTACGCGATCGTGCGGCGCTTCCCGCGCGGCGCGGTGCTCGGCATCGCCCCGTTCAACTTCCCGCTGAACCTGGTGGCGCACAAGGTCGCCCCGGCGATCGCGGTGGGCGCGCCGATCATCCTCAAGCCGGCCCCGGCCACCCCGCTGTCCGCCCTGGTGCTGGGCGAGATCCTGGCCGAGACCGAGCTGCCGGCCGGCTCCTGGAGCGTGCTGCCGGTCGAGAACGCCAAGATGCCCGCGCTGGTCCAGGACAAGCGCCTGCCGGTGATCTCGTTCACCGGTTCGGACAAGGTCGGCTACCAGATCATGGACTCGGTGCCGCGCAAGCACGTCACCCTGGAGCTCGGCGGCAACGCCGCGGCCGTGGTGCTGGCCGACTGGAGCTCCGAGGCCGACCTCGACTGGGCGGCGGGCCGGATCGCGCTGTTCGCCAACTACCAGGGCGGCCAGTCCTGCATCTCGGTGCAGCGGGTGATCGCCGACGCGAGCGTCTACGACCGCCTGGTGGAGAAGGTCGTCGAGAAGGTGCGGGCGCAGGTCACCGGCGACCCGTCGGACGAGGCCACCGACGTCGGCCCGCTGGTGGACGAGAACGCCGCCAAGCGCGTCGAGTCCTGGGTCGAGGACGCGGTCGCCAAGGGCGCCAAGGTGCTCACCGGCGGCAGCCGGGACGGCGCCGCGTACGCCCCGACCGTGCTCGCCGAGCTGCCCGCGGACGCCATCCTGGCCACCGCCGAGGTGTTCGGCCCGGTGCTGTCGCTGCACAAGGTGGAGGGCGCCGAGGAGGCGTTCGCCGCGGTCAACGACTCGGCGTTCGGCCTGCAGGCGGGCGTCTTCACGCACGACGTGCAGACCGCGTTCCGGGCCCACCGCGAGCTGGAGGTCGGCGGCGTGGTGATCGGCGACGCGCCGTCCTACCGGGCCGACCAGATGCCGTACGGCGGCGTGAAGGACTCCGGCGTGGGCCGCGAGGGCGTCCGCTACGCGATGGACGACTTCACCTTCGAGAAGGTGCTGGTCCTGACCGGCCTGGACCTCTGA
- the dxr gene encoding 1-deoxy-D-xylulose-5-phosphate reductoisomerase has protein sequence MNSLAHPQSRFTPVVRDQDGPRELVILGSTGSIGTQAIDVVLRNPDRFRVVALSAAGGRVELLAEQALALGVRTVAVADPAAEGPLRAALAARAGGAPLPEVLAGPDAATELAATECHSVLNGITGSIGLAPTLAALRAGRVLVLANKESLIVGGPLVKAVARPGQIVPVDSEHAALFQALAGGTRAEVRKLVVTASGGPFRTRSRGQLAGVTPAEALAHPTWAMGPVVTINSATLVNKGLEVIEAHLLYDVPFDRIEVVVHPQSIVHSMVEFTDGSTLAQASPPDMRMPIALGLGWPDRVPDAAPGCDWTKAATWEFFPLDDEAFPAVELAREVGTLGGTAPAVFNAANEECVDAFLKGALPFTGIVDTVAKVVAEHGTPAAGTSLTVEDVLHAEHWARARARELAAG, from the coding sequence ATGAACTCGCTCGCCCATCCGCAGTCGCGCTTCACTCCGGTCGTCCGGGACCAGGACGGCCCCCGGGAGCTGGTCATCCTGGGCTCGACCGGCTCGATCGGCACCCAGGCCATCGACGTGGTGCTCCGCAACCCCGACCGGTTCCGGGTGGTCGCGCTGTCCGCGGCCGGCGGCCGGGTGGAGCTGCTCGCCGAGCAGGCGCTCGCGCTGGGCGTGCGCACCGTCGCGGTGGCCGACCCGGCCGCCGAGGGGCCGCTGCGCGCCGCGCTGGCCGCGCGGGCCGGCGGCGCCCCGCTGCCCGAGGTGCTGGCCGGCCCGGACGCGGCGACCGAGCTGGCGGCGACCGAGTGCCACTCGGTGCTGAACGGCATCACCGGCTCGATCGGCCTGGCGCCGACGCTGGCCGCGCTGCGGGCCGGCCGGGTGCTGGTGCTGGCCAACAAGGAGTCGCTGATCGTCGGCGGCCCGCTGGTCAAGGCGGTGGCCCGGCCGGGCCAGATCGTGCCGGTGGACTCCGAGCACGCCGCGCTGTTCCAGGCGCTGGCCGGCGGCACCCGGGCCGAGGTCCGCAAGCTGGTGGTGACCGCCAGCGGCGGCCCGTTCCGCACCCGGAGCCGCGGGCAGCTGGCCGGGGTCACCCCGGCGGAGGCGCTGGCGCACCCGACCTGGGCGATGGGCCCGGTGGTGACGATCAACTCGGCGACCCTGGTGAACAAGGGCCTGGAGGTGATCGAGGCGCACCTGCTCTACGACGTGCCCTTCGACCGGATCGAGGTCGTCGTCCACCCGCAGTCGATCGTCCATTCGATGGTGGAGTTCACGGACGGCTCAACGCTCGCCCAGGCCAGCCCGCCGGACATGCGGATGCCGATCGCGCTCGGCCTCGGCTGGCCCGACCGGGTCCCGGACGCCGCACCCGGCTGCGACTGGACCAAGGCCGCGACCTGGGAGTTCTTCCCGCTGGACGACGAGGCCTTCCCCGCCGTCGAGCTCGCCCGGGAGGTGGGTACGCTCGGCGGGACGGCCCCCGCGGTCTTCAACGCCGCGAACGAGGAATGTGTGGACGCTTTCCTGAAGGGCGCACTGCCCTTCACCGGAATCGTGGACACTGTGGCGAAGGTGGTCGCCGAACACGGCACCCCGGCGGCGGGAACCTCGCTCACCGTGGAGGACGTACTCCACGCGGAGCACTGGGCCCGCGCCCGGGCCCGGGAACTGGCGGCAGGTTAG
- a CDS encoding M50 family metallopeptidase, with protein sequence MDKLMWVLGVLIFVVGLLFSIAWHELGHLSTAKLFGIRVPQYMVGFGRTIWSTKRGETEYGLKAIPFGGYIRMIGMFPPGADGRIKQRSSSPWRSMIEDARAASYEELRPGDEDRLFYTRKPWKRVIVMFAGPGMNLVLAVGMFLALFMGIGVPRSTLTVNEVNECVVPVGQQTDSCPAGAARTPANEAGLRAGDTILAFDGVRVHDYPQLQGLIRDSAGKHVAIEVRHRDGTPGTLAADIKTNTLAALDKDGVPIKDKTVTAGFLGISPATGVHHMTVAESFDEMGRMASHGVQSLAQLPGKVPGLWHAVVDGAPRAQDSPVGMVGAARLGGDVFAMDLPATQQLSFFVQMLAYMNFMLFLFNMLPLLPLDGGHIAGALWESVRRTAARVLRRPDPGPFDVARLMPLAYVVAGIFVCFTGLVMAADIVNPVRIN encoded by the coding sequence GTGGACAAGCTGATGTGGGTGCTGGGCGTCCTGATCTTCGTGGTCGGGCTGCTCTTCTCGATCGCCTGGCACGAGCTCGGCCACCTCTCCACCGCCAAGCTGTTCGGCATCCGGGTGCCGCAGTACATGGTCGGCTTCGGCCGGACGATCTGGTCGACCAAGCGCGGCGAGACCGAGTACGGCCTCAAGGCGATCCCGTTCGGCGGCTACATCCGGATGATCGGCATGTTCCCGCCCGGCGCGGACGGCCGGATAAAGCAGCGCTCCTCCTCGCCCTGGCGGAGCATGATCGAGGACGCCCGGGCCGCCTCCTACGAGGAGCTGCGGCCCGGCGACGAGGACCGGCTGTTCTACACCCGCAAGCCGTGGAAGCGCGTCATCGTGATGTTCGCCGGGCCGGGCATGAACCTGGTGCTGGCGGTCGGGATGTTCCTCGCCCTGTTCATGGGCATCGGCGTCCCCCGGTCCACGCTGACCGTCAACGAGGTCAACGAGTGCGTCGTCCCGGTCGGCCAGCAGACCGACAGCTGCCCGGCCGGGGCCGCCCGGACCCCGGCCAACGAGGCCGGGCTGCGGGCCGGCGACACCATCCTGGCCTTCGACGGGGTCCGGGTCCACGACTACCCCCAGCTGCAGGGCCTGATCCGGGACTCGGCCGGCAAGCACGTGGCGATCGAGGTCCGGCACCGGGACGGCACCCCCGGCACGCTGGCCGCCGACATCAAGACCAACACCCTCGCCGCGCTGGACAAGGACGGCGTCCCGATCAAGGACAAGACCGTCACCGCCGGCTTCCTCGGCATCAGCCCCGCCACCGGCGTCCACCACATGACGGTCGCCGAGAGCTTCGACGAGATGGGCCGGATGGCGAGCCACGGCGTGCAGTCGCTGGCCCAGCTGCCCGGCAAGGTGCCCGGCCTGTGGCACGCCGTGGTCGACGGCGCCCCGCGCGCGCAGGACTCCCCGGTCGGCATGGTCGGCGCGGCCCGGCTCGGCGGCGACGTGTTCGCGATGGACCTGCCGGCCACCCAGCAGCTGTCGTTCTTCGTCCAGATGCTCGCCTACATGAACTTCATGCTGTTCCTGTTCAACATGCTGCCGCTGCTGCCCCTCGACGGCGGCCACATCGCCGGCGCGCTCTGGGAGTCGGTGCGCCGCACCGCCGCCCGGGTGCTGCGCCGGCCCGACCCCGGCCCGTTCGACGTGGCCCGGCTGATGCCGCTGGCCTACGTGGTCGCCGGGATCTTCGTCTGCTTCACCGGCCTCGTGATGGCCGCCGACATCGTCAACCCGGTCCGGATCAACTAG
- the ispG gene encoding flavodoxin-dependent (E)-4-hydroxy-3-methylbut-2-enyl-diphosphate synthase, with protein sequence MTAISLGIPALPLKPLAQRRHSRQIMVGNVPVGGDAPVSVQSMTTTLTSDINATLQQIAQLTASGCQIVRVAVPSQDDADALPIIAKKSQIPVIADIHFQPKYVFAAIDAGCAAVRVNPGNIKAFDDKVGEIAKAAKAAGVPIRIGVNAGSLDKRLLEKYGRATPEALVESALWECSLFEEHDFRDIKISVKHNDPVVMINAYRQLAAACDYPLHLGVTEAGPAFQGTIKSAVAFGALLAEGIGDTIRVSLSAPPAEEIKVGIQILESLNLRQRGLEIVSCPSCGRAQVDVYKLAEEVTAGLEGMEVPLRVAVMGCVVNGPGEAREADLGVASGNGKGQIFVKGEVIKTVPESKIVETLIEEAMKLAEQMLEEGVASGAPVVVAAE encoded by the coding sequence ATGACCGCGATCTCGCTCGGTATCCCCGCCCTGCCGCTCAAGCCGCTGGCCCAGCGCCGCCACTCGCGTCAGATCATGGTCGGCAACGTGCCGGTCGGCGGCGACGCGCCCGTCTCGGTGCAGTCGATGACCACCACGCTCACCTCCGACATCAACGCGACGCTGCAGCAGATCGCCCAGCTGACCGCTTCGGGCTGCCAGATCGTCCGGGTCGCCGTCCCCTCCCAGGACGACGCCGACGCGCTGCCGATCATCGCGAAGAAGTCGCAGATCCCGGTGATCGCCGACATCCACTTCCAGCCGAAGTACGTGTTCGCCGCGATCGACGCCGGCTGCGCCGCCGTCCGGGTCAACCCCGGCAACATCAAGGCGTTCGACGACAAGGTCGGCGAGATCGCCAAGGCCGCCAAGGCCGCCGGCGTGCCGATCCGGATCGGCGTCAACGCCGGCTCGCTCGACAAGCGGCTGCTGGAGAAGTACGGCCGGGCCACCCCGGAGGCGCTGGTGGAGTCCGCGCTGTGGGAGTGCTCGCTGTTCGAGGAGCACGACTTCCGCGACATCAAGATCTCGGTCAAGCACAACGACCCGGTCGTGATGATCAACGCCTACCGGCAGCTCGCCGCCGCCTGCGACTACCCGCTGCACCTCGGCGTCACCGAGGCCGGCCCCGCCTTCCAGGGCACCATCAAGTCCGCGGTGGCGTTCGGCGCGCTGCTCGCCGAGGGCATCGGCGACACCATCCGGGTCTCGCTGTCCGCCCCGCCGGCCGAGGAGATCAAGGTCGGCATCCAGATCCTGGAGTCGCTGAACCTGCGCCAGCGCGGCCTGGAGATCGTCTCCTGCCCGTCCTGCGGCCGCGCCCAGGTCGACGTCTACAAGCTCGCCGAGGAGGTCACCGCCGGCCTGGAGGGCATGGAGGTGCCGCTCCGGGTCGCCGTCATGGGCTGCGTCGTCAACGGCCCCGGCGAGGCCCGCGAGGCCGACCTCGGCGTCGCCTCCGGCAACGGCAAGGGCCAGATCTTCGTCAAGGGCGAGGTGATCAAGACCGTGCCCGAGTCGAAGATCGTCGAGACCCTGATCGAGGAGGCCATGAAGCTGGCCGAGCAGATGCTGGAGGAGGGCGTCGCCTCCGGCGCCCCCGTCGTCGTGGCCGCCGAGTGA